A region of the Lycium barbarum isolate Lr01 chromosome 1, ASM1917538v2, whole genome shotgun sequence genome:
GGCACCTAATAATACAATTTCACTACTCAACTCTTCCACGTGAAGAACCTTAGGATTGAAAGATCACttcatattactactatatatatacaccTCCTACAAACATAAGATCACACATCAAAAGCCAAAGATCATAAGAAAGATTAATAATGGATATTACCATTGATTCTTCAGTTTCAAAGCTTCCTATGAAAGAAATCCCAGGTGATTATGgcctccctttcttcggggcaaTAAAGGATCGTTATGATTTCCATTACAACCAAGGCAACGAGGAATTCTTTAGGTCTCGCATGAAAAAGCATGGATCCACTGTCTTTAGAAGCAACGTCCCTCCTGGCCCATTCAATGCTCCCAACTCCAAAGTCATTGTTCTTGTGGATGCTGCTAGTTATCCCATCCTCTTTGACAACTCCCAAGTTGATAAGGATTCCCGCTTTGAAGGCACTTACATGTCCTCCCCTACTTTCAACGGGGGTTATAAGGTTTGTGCTTTTCTTGACACTACTAATCCCAAACACTCTACATTAAAAGGCCTTTTCTTGTCCACACTAGCTAAGTTGAAGGACAAAGTCATCCCTTTATTTACTAGCTCAATTTCCGGGTTGTTTACTAACCTTGAGAAAGAACTGTCCGAGAAAGGGACATCAGAATTCAACCCCCTTAGTGATAAACTGTCATTTGAATTCACCTTTGAGTTTTTCTGTGGGGGAAAAAGTCCAGCTGATACAAGTCTTGGTGATAATGGATCAAAATCTGTAGACAAGTGGGTGTTCTTTCAGCTAGCTCCATTGATTTCACTAGGCCTCAAATTTGTACCAAACTTCCTTGAAGATCTGGTTCTGCATACTTTTCCTCTACCATATTGCCTTGTCAAATCTGATCATCAGAAAATATATAATGCTTTTTACA
Encoded here:
- the LOC132629874 gene encoding allene oxide synthase 3-like, with product MDITIDSSVSKLPMKEIPGDYGLPFFGAIKDRYDFHYNQGNEEFFRSRMKKHGSTVFRSNVPPGPFNAPNSKVIVLVDAASYPILFDNSQVDKDSRFEGTYMSSPTFNGGYKVCAFLDTTNPKHSTLKGLFLSTLAKLKDKVIPLFTSSISGLFTNLEKELSEKGTSEFNPLSDKLSFEFTFEFFCGGKSPADTSLGDNGSKSVDKWVFFQLAPLISLGLKFVPNFLEDLVLHTFPLPYCLVKSDHQKIYNAFYKNMGSILDEAEKLGLKRDEACYNFVFLAGFNSYGGMKVFFPSLIKWIGSAGPSLHSRLAKEIRAAVKEAGGVTISALEKMTLVKSVVYETLRMDPPVAYQCAKARKNIIISNHDASFLIKKDELIFGYQPLAMKDPRVFKNPEEFNADRFVGASEALLKYVYWSNGRETVDPTMTDKQCPGKDLIVLLGRILVVEFFLRYDTFEIEFAKFLLGSKVTFKSVTKATS